Proteins from one Stenotrophomonas aracearum genomic window:
- a CDS encoding helix-turn-helix domain-containing protein: MLSMSDRIRAARTTAGLSQTQLALETGVKRSAVAQWERKEGTTPSVTHLAQIAVVTRVRFEWLATGRGCAKPDGDGLHGTVQPNADYVQNDLEGNILSLVRRLPPRKRRMAHAIIEMLGV; the protein is encoded by the coding sequence ATGCTGTCGATGTCGGATCGAATTCGAGCAGCACGGACCACTGCAGGGCTTTCACAGACGCAGCTGGCCCTGGAAACCGGTGTAAAACGCAGTGCGGTCGCGCAGTGGGAGCGAAAGGAGGGCACTACCCCCAGCGTGACGCATCTGGCACAGATTGCCGTGGTCACCCGCGTACGGTTCGAGTGGCTGGCAACCGGAAGGGGATGTGCCAAACCCGACGGTGACGGCCTGCACGGCACCGTGCAGCCGAATGCGGATTACGTGCAGAACGACCTGGAAGGCAACATCCTGTCGCTGGTGCGGCGCCTGCCGCCGCGCAAGCGCCGGATGGCGCACGCCATCATCGAGATGCTGGGGGTATAG
- the ung gene encoding uracil-DNA glycosylase — protein MNDDVQAGIQLEPSWKARIGDYLLRPEMRELAAYLRQRKAAGTHVFPPGPQIFAAFDATPFEQVKVVILGQDPYHGAGQAHGLSFSVMPGVPVPPSLLNMYKELESDLGLPRPDHGCLLPWAQRGVLLLNAVLTVEEGQAGAHQKRGWEGFTDHVVETLNREREGLVFLLWGSYAQQKGKVIDTARHRVLKAPHPSPLSAHRGFLGCGHFSAANEYLERRGLGRVDWSLPPRAALDLAIPPASR, from the coding sequence ATGAACGACGACGTACAGGCGGGCATCCAGCTCGAACCCAGCTGGAAGGCCCGTATCGGCGATTACCTGCTGCGCCCGGAGATGCGTGAGCTTGCGGCCTACCTGCGCCAACGCAAGGCGGCCGGGACGCATGTATTCCCGCCAGGCCCGCAGATCTTCGCCGCCTTCGACGCCACCCCGTTCGAGCAGGTCAAGGTGGTCATCCTCGGCCAGGACCCGTACCACGGGGCAGGGCAGGCGCATGGCCTGAGCTTCTCGGTGATGCCCGGCGTACCGGTGCCGCCGTCGCTGCTGAACATGTACAAGGAGCTGGAATCGGACCTGGGCCTGCCGCGTCCGGACCATGGCTGCCTGTTGCCGTGGGCGCAGCGCGGCGTGCTGCTGCTCAACGCGGTGCTGACCGTGGAAGAAGGGCAGGCCGGTGCGCACCAGAAGCGTGGCTGGGAAGGATTCACCGACCACGTGGTGGAGACCCTCAACCGCGAGCGCGAGGGGCTGGTGTTCCTGCTCTGGGGCAGCTACGCGCAACAGAAGGGCAAGGTCATCGACACCGCCCGCCATCGCGTGCTCAAGGCGCCGCACCCGTCGCCGCTGTCGGCGCACCGCGGCTTCCTGGGCTGCGGGCATTTTTCCGCAGCCAACGAGTACCTGGAGCGACGCGGCCTGGGCCGCGTCGACTGGTCGTTGCCGCCACGGGCGGCGCTGGACCTGGCTATACCCCCAGCATCTCGATGA
- a CDS encoding response regulator, translating into MRPQVLKHLVDDAPRVMVVDGSKLVRKLIADVLQRELPAVEVVGCASIEDARMALEAGPVNLVTTSLTLSDGDGLALARLVRETAGQAYVPVIVVSGDAQQHLEQRRFTDYVTDYFDKALGHEALATFIRGYVQPETIPGATILYVEDSRVVAEATKRMLERQSLNVLHVMTAEEAFALLTAESLGRSSHRIDLVLTDVTLKGELSGLDVVERVRVDFGYGKRRLPVLVMTGDGNPLNQSSLLQAGANDLVQKPIEERLLVTKVLFQLRLARLNEKPMVR; encoded by the coding sequence ATGCGTCCGCAAGTATTGAAGCACCTGGTCGATGACGCGCCGCGCGTCATGGTGGTCGATGGTTCCAAGCTGGTCCGCAAGCTCATCGCCGACGTGCTGCAGCGCGAACTGCCGGCCGTGGAAGTGGTGGGCTGCGCCAGCATCGAAGACGCGCGCATGGCGCTGGAGGCCGGTCCGGTCAACCTGGTCACCACCTCGCTCACGCTCAGCGACGGCGACGGCCTGGCGCTGGCGCGGCTGGTCCGCGAAACCGCCGGCCAGGCCTATGTGCCGGTGATCGTGGTCTCCGGCGACGCCCAGCAGCACCTGGAGCAGCGCCGCTTCACCGACTACGTCACCGACTATTTCGACAAGGCGCTGGGGCATGAGGCGCTGGCGACCTTCATCCGCGGCTATGTGCAGCCGGAAACCATTCCCGGCGCCACCATCCTGTATGTGGAAGACAGCCGCGTGGTCGCCGAGGCGACCAAGCGCATGCTCGAGCGCCAGAGCCTCAACGTGCTGCACGTGATGACCGCCGAAGAGGCCTTCGCGCTGCTGACCGCCGAATCGCTGGGCCGCAGCAGCCACCGCATCGACCTGGTGCTGACCGACGTGACCCTCAAGGGCGAGCTCAGTGGCCTGGATGTGGTCGAGCGCGTGCGCGTGGACTTCGGTTACGGCAAGCGCCGCCTGCCGGTGCTGGTGATGACCGGCGACGGCAATCCGCTGAACCAGTCCAGCCTGCTGCAGGCCGGGGCCAACGACCTGGTGCAGAAGCCGATCGAAGAGCGGCTGCTGGTGACCAAGGTGCTGTTCCAGCTGCGCCTGGCCCGCCTCAACGAAAAACCGATGGTGCGATGA
- the ftsX gene encoding permease-like cell division protein FtsX — MSTATNKEAAAPSRLGVWLHHHGHSVVFSLGRAWRKPWATLLTIMVMALALALPLGLSIALDNLKHFAGSVQQSRDINLFLKTDVDAAAAKQVADTLRGRADVAGVTLRSPDEGLAELRDSAGLGEAIDALHDNPLPSLLIITPANGTDDARLAQSLEGLPQADLVQHDALWRKRLDAWLGFGTRLVQVLSVLLGLGAALVVGNTVRLDIQARRDEIGVLQLLGASDGFIRRPFLYLGAWYGLGAGALALALVGGAGLALRPPLAALSQSYASPFVLHGLDLLHSSLVLVGTVVLGWLGAWLVTGHFLRQTRPTET, encoded by the coding sequence ATGAGTACCGCCACCAACAAGGAAGCCGCCGCGCCGTCGCGGCTGGGCGTGTGGCTGCACCACCACGGCCACAGCGTGGTGTTCAGCCTGGGCCGCGCCTGGCGCAAGCCGTGGGCGACCCTGCTGACCATCATGGTGATGGCCCTCGCGCTGGCCTTGCCGCTGGGCCTGTCGATCGCGCTGGACAACCTCAAGCATTTTGCCGGCAGCGTGCAGCAGTCGCGCGACATCAACCTGTTCCTGAAAACCGACGTGGACGCCGCCGCCGCGAAGCAGGTGGCCGACACCCTGCGCGGCCGTGCCGACGTGGCCGGCGTGACCCTGCGTTCGCCGGACGAAGGCCTGGCCGAACTGCGCGACAGCGCGGGCCTGGGCGAGGCGATCGATGCACTGCACGACAATCCGCTGCCGTCGCTGCTGATCATCACCCCGGCCAACGGCACCGACGACGCGCGCCTGGCGCAGTCGCTGGAAGGCCTGCCGCAGGCCGACCTGGTGCAGCACGACGCGCTGTGGCGCAAGCGCCTGGACGCCTGGCTGGGCTTCGGCACGCGCCTGGTGCAGGTGCTGTCGGTGCTGCTGGGCCTCGGTGCGGCGCTGGTGGTCGGCAACACGGTCCGCCTGGACATCCAGGCACGCCGCGATGAGATCGGCGTGCTGCAGCTGCTGGGCGCCAGCGACGGCTTCATCCGCCGCCCGTTCCTGTACCTGGGCGCGTGGTATGGCCTGGGCGCCGGCGCGCTGGCGCTGGCACTGGTCGGCGGAGCCGGCCTGGCCCTGCGCCCGCCGCTGGCCGCGTTGTCGCAAAGTTATGCCAGCCCGTTCGTGCTGCACGGGCTGGACCTGCTGCATTCCTCGCTCGTGCTGGTCGGCACCGTAGTGCTGGGCTGGCTGGGCGCGTGGCTGGTGACGGGACACTTCCTGCGCCAGACCCGTCCGACCGAAACCTGA
- the ftsE gene encoding cell division ATP-binding protein FtsE, with the protein MSVLRFDNVSKHYAGGHQALVDVSFEVAPGEMLFVTGHSGAGKSTLLKLIHLDERPSRGAVVFDERNLLKVRGGDIPHHRRAVGAVYQDHRLLMDRSIAENVALPLILRGTRRGDIGKRVRSVLERMGLGHREKALPSQISAGEQQRVGIARAIVGEPKLLVADEPTGNLDPTLAAEIMALFAELPARGTSVLVVSHDLALLRAMRKRVLILDHGKLIDDISPQDLAE; encoded by the coding sequence ATGAGCGTCCTGCGTTTTGACAATGTCAGCAAACACTATGCGGGCGGCCACCAGGCACTGGTGGACGTCAGCTTCGAAGTTGCGCCCGGCGAAATGCTGTTCGTTACCGGGCACTCCGGTGCCGGCAAGAGCACGCTGCTCAAGTTGATCCATCTCGACGAGCGGCCCAGCCGTGGCGCGGTGGTGTTCGACGAACGCAACCTGCTCAAGGTGCGCGGCGGCGACATCCCGCATCACCGTCGTGCGGTCGGCGCGGTCTACCAGGACCACCGCCTGCTGATGGACCGCAGCATCGCCGAGAACGTCGCGCTGCCGCTGATCCTGCGCGGTACCCGGCGCGGCGACATCGGCAAGCGGGTGCGCTCGGTGCTCGAACGCATGGGACTGGGACACCGCGAAAAAGCGCTGCCTTCGCAGATCTCGGCCGGTGAGCAGCAGCGCGTCGGCATCGCCCGTGCGATCGTCGGCGAACCCAAGCTGCTGGTCGCCGACGAACCCACCGGCAACCTCGACCCGACCCTGGCTGCGGAAATCATGGCGCTGTTTGCCGAACTGCCTGCGCGCGGCACCAGCGTGCTGGTGGTCAGCCACGACCTGGCGCTGCTGCGCGCCATGCGCAAGCGCGTGCTGATCCTGGACCACGGCAAACTGATCGACGACATCTCGCCGCAGGACCTGGCCGAATGA
- the rhlB gene encoding ATP-dependent RNA helicase RhlB has translation MSDKPLTDLTFSSFELHPALQAGLEGAGFTRCTPIQALTLPVALPGGDVAGQAQTGTGKTLAFLVAVVNRLLTRPALADRKPEDPRALILAPTRELAIQIHKDAVKFGSELGLRFALVYGGVDYDKQRELLQQGVDVIIATPGRLIDYVKQHKVVSLHACEICVLDEADRMFDLGFIKDIRFLLRRMPERTTRQTLLFSATLSHRVLELAYEHMNEPQKLVVESESITAARVRQRIYFPADEEKIPLLLGLLSRSEGARTMVFVNTKVFVERVARSLEKAGYRVGVLSGDVPQKKRESLLNRFQKGQLEILVATDVAARGLHIDGIKYVYNYDLPFDAEDYVHRIGRTARLGEEGDAISFACERYAMGLPDIEAYIEQKIPVEAVTSELLTALPRPERAPLPEGEADDNESVGQIFREAREARAAEEQRRGGGSSRGGKPSGGRGERRGPGERSSDGKPRRERKPRVEGEQPATEGAPKPQQPAQAGAPSAANSPAVEGERAPRKRRRRRHGRPVEGATAEGGAGQPVTPVQVTARSMRNPAPAADPGASFLTRIGRKIRRMLSGS, from the coding sequence ATGAGCGACAAACCGCTGACCGATTTGACATTCTCCTCCTTCGAGCTGCATCCGGCCCTGCAGGCTGGCCTTGAAGGCGCTGGTTTCACCCGCTGCACCCCGATCCAGGCGCTGACCCTTCCGGTGGCATTGCCCGGCGGCGACGTCGCCGGCCAGGCACAGACCGGCACGGGCAAGACCCTGGCGTTCCTGGTGGCGGTGGTGAACCGCCTGCTGACCCGCCCGGCGCTGGCCGACCGCAAGCCGGAAGATCCGCGCGCGCTGATCCTGGCGCCGACCCGTGAACTGGCCATCCAGATCCACAAGGACGCGGTGAAGTTCGGTTCGGAGCTGGGCCTGCGCTTCGCGCTGGTCTACGGCGGCGTGGATTACGACAAGCAGCGCGAACTGCTGCAGCAGGGCGTGGACGTCATCATCGCCACCCCGGGCCGCCTGATCGATTACGTCAAGCAGCACAAGGTGGTTTCGCTGCACGCCTGCGAGATCTGCGTGCTCGATGAAGCCGACCGCATGTTCGACCTGGGCTTCATCAAGGACATCCGCTTCCTGCTGCGCCGCATGCCGGAGCGCACCACGCGCCAGACCCTGCTGTTCAGCGCCACGCTCAGCCACCGCGTGCTGGAGCTGGCCTATGAGCACATGAACGAGCCGCAGAAGCTGGTGGTGGAAAGCGAGTCGATCACCGCCGCACGGGTGCGCCAGCGCATCTACTTCCCGGCCGACGAAGAGAAGATCCCGCTGCTGCTGGGCCTGCTGTCGCGCAGCGAAGGCGCGCGCACCATGGTGTTCGTCAACACCAAGGTGTTCGTCGAGCGCGTGGCGCGTTCGCTGGAGAAGGCCGGCTACCGCGTCGGCGTGCTGTCCGGCGACGTGCCGCAGAAGAAGCGCGAGAGCCTGCTCAACCGCTTCCAGAAGGGCCAGCTGGAAATCCTGGTGGCCACCGACGTGGCCGCGCGCGGCCTGCACATCGACGGCATCAAGTACGTCTACAACTACGACCTGCCGTTCGACGCCGAAGACTACGTGCACCGCATCGGCCGTACCGCCCGCCTGGGCGAGGAAGGCGATGCGATCAGCTTCGCGTGCGAGCGCTACGCGATGGGCCTGCCGGACATCGAGGCCTACATCGAGCAGAAGATCCCGGTCGAAGCGGTCACCAGCGAACTGCTGACCGCGCTGCCGCGCCCCGAGCGCGCGCCGCTGCCGGAAGGCGAGGCCGACGACAACGAGAGCGTGGGCCAGATCTTCCGCGAGGCGCGCGAAGCGCGTGCCGCCGAAGAACAGCGCCGTGGCGGCGGCAGCAGCCGCGGTGGCAAGCCCTCCGGTGGCCGTGGCGAACGCCGTGGCCCGGGCGAGCGCAGCAGCGATGGCAAGCCGCGCCGTGAGCGCAAGCCGCGCGTGGAAGGCGAGCAGCCGGCCACCGAAGGCGCGCCGAAGCCGCAGCAGCCGGCGCAGGCCGGTGCCCCCTCCGCCGCCAACAGCCCGGCAGTGGAAGGCGAGCGCGCACCGCGCAAGCGCCGTCGTCGTCGCCACGGCCGTCCGGTCGAAGGCGCAACCGCCGAAGGCGGCGCTGGCCAGCCGGTGACGCCGGTGCAGGTCACCGCCAGGTCGATGCGCAACCCGGCACCGGCTGCGGACCCGGGCGCTTCGTTCCTGACCCGCATCGGCCGCAAGATCCGCCGCATGCTCTCGGGCAGCTGA
- the trxA gene encoding thioredoxin, translated as MSDKVVHVGDADFDSTVLNSKEPVLVDFWAEWCGPCKMIAPALDELADAYDGRAKIVKVNVDQSRALAAKYHVRSIPYLVVFKDGEKVGEQIGAVGKAQLAGLIDRALA; from the coding sequence ATGAGCGACAAGGTTGTACACGTCGGCGACGCCGACTTCGATAGCACCGTACTGAATTCCAAGGAACCGGTCCTGGTCGATTTCTGGGCCGAGTGGTGCGGCCCGTGCAAGATGATTGCCCCGGCCCTGGACGAACTGGCCGACGCCTACGACGGCCGCGCCAAGATCGTGAAGGTCAACGTGGACCAGAGCCGCGCCCTGGCCGCCAAGTACCACGTCCGTTCGATCCCGTACCTGGTGGTGTTCAAGGACGGCGAGAAGGTCGGTGAGCAGATCGGCGCAGTGGGCAAGGCCCAGCTGGCGGGCCTGATCGACCGGGCCCTGGCCTGA
- the rho gene encoding transcription termination factor Rho, giving the protein MSDITTSEPGSADAPAEKRVRKPRVAKAAAPSADTGSTPAQNALPLAAAPAAPAPAAPAPVQAPPAPAASSGDAPAPQGGGQDAGDGGQRNNNNNNNNNQQGGQNPYQQGQNQGGQNQGQGQGNRRDRFRNRRDRDRNRGGGGGGYRDDGMPQDNGEQQPFVRTQQANVPEGFPVYSLSDLKRMPAQKLLDIADQLQISEGVARARKQDVIFALLKVLTRHGDGVAADGVLEILPDGFGFLRAAEASYLAGPDDTYISPSQIRRFNLRTGDHLSGRIRFPKDGERYFALSIVDTINGEPLEASKNKVLFENLTPLFPRKRFTLERGNGSSEDITGRILDLMAPQGKGQRALIVSPPKAGKTMMMQQVATAITTNHPEVHMIVLLIDERPEEVTEMQRTVRGEVISSTFDEPAARHVQVAEMVIERAKRLVEHKKDVVILLDSITRLARAYNNVVPSSGKVLTGGVDANALHRPKRFFGAARNVEEGGSLTIIATALVDTGSKMDEVIYEEFKGTGNSEVHLNRRITEKRVYPAIDINRSGTRREDLLIEPELLQKIWILRKLLHPMDEIAAMEFLLDKMKNTKSNDEFFGSMKR; this is encoded by the coding sequence TTGTCCGATATCACTACTTCCGAACCCGGGAGCGCCGACGCGCCCGCCGAGAAGCGCGTGCGCAAGCCGCGCGTCGCCAAGGCCGCTGCTCCCAGCGCCGACACCGGGTCCACCCCCGCCCAGAACGCCCTGCCCCTGGCTGCCGCGCCCGCCGCGCCGGCGCCGGCTGCTCCGGCACCTGTGCAGGCACCTCCGGCACCGGCCGCGTCCAGCGGCGATGCCCCGGCCCCGCAAGGCGGTGGCCAGGACGCCGGCGACGGCGGCCAGCGCAACAACAACAACAACAACAACAACAACCAGCAGGGCGGGCAGAACCCGTACCAGCAGGGCCAGAACCAGGGCGGCCAGAACCAGGGCCAAGGCCAGGGCAACCGCCGCGACCGCTTCCGCAATCGCCGTGACCGCGACCGCAATCGCGGCGGCGGCGGCGGTGGCTACCGCGACGACGGCATGCCGCAGGACAATGGCGAGCAGCAGCCGTTCGTGCGTACCCAGCAGGCCAACGTGCCCGAAGGCTTCCCGGTCTACTCGCTGAGCGACCTCAAGCGCATGCCGGCGCAGAAGCTGCTGGACATTGCCGACCAGCTGCAGATTTCCGAGGGCGTGGCCCGTGCCCGCAAGCAGGACGTCATCTTCGCCCTGCTCAAGGTGCTCACCCGCCATGGCGACGGCGTTGCCGCCGACGGCGTGCTGGAAATCCTGCCGGACGGTTTCGGCTTCCTGCGCGCGGCCGAAGCCAGCTACCTGGCCGGCCCGGACGACACCTACATCTCGCCCAGCCAGATCCGCCGCTTCAACCTGCGCACCGGCGACCACCTGTCCGGCCGCATCCGTTTCCCGAAGGACGGCGAGCGCTACTTCGCGCTGTCGATCGTGGACACCATCAACGGTGAGCCGCTGGAAGCGTCCAAGAACAAGGTGCTGTTCGAGAATCTCACCCCCCTGTTCCCGCGCAAGCGCTTCACCCTGGAACGCGGCAACGGCTCGTCCGAAGACATCACCGGCCGCATCCTCGACCTGATGGCGCCGCAGGGCAAGGGCCAGCGTGCGCTGATCGTCTCTCCGCCGAAGGCCGGTAAGACGATGATGATGCAGCAGGTGGCGACGGCGATCACCACCAACCATCCGGAAGTGCACATGATCGTGCTGCTCATCGACGAGCGCCCGGAAGAAGTGACCGAAATGCAGCGCACCGTGCGCGGCGAAGTCATCAGCTCCACCTTCGACGAGCCGGCCGCCCGTCACGTGCAGGTTGCCGAAATGGTGATCGAGCGTGCCAAGCGCCTGGTGGAACACAAGAAGGACGTGGTGATCCTGCTCGACTCGATCACCCGCCTGGCACGCGCCTACAACAACGTGGTGCCCAGCTCCGGCAAGGTGCTCACCGGCGGCGTGGACGCCAACGCCCTGCACCGCCCGAAGCGCTTCTTCGGTGCCGCGCGCAACGTGGAGGAAGGCGGCAGCCTGACCATCATCGCCACTGCGCTGGTCGACACCGGCAGCAAGATGGACGAAGTGATCTACGAAGAGTTCAAGGGCACCGGCAACAGCGAAGTGCACCTGAACCGTCGCATCACTGAAAAGCGCGTGTACCCGGCCATCGACATCAACCGTTCCGGCACCCGCCGCGAAGACCTGCTGATCGAGCCGGAGCTGCTGCAGAAGATCTGGATCCTGCGCAAGCTGCTGCACCCGATGGACGAAATCGCTGCGATGGAGTTCCTGCTGGACAAGATGAAGAACACCAAGTCCAACGACGAGTTCTTCGGTTCGATGAAGCGCTGA
- a CDS encoding exo 1,3/1,4-beta-D-glucan glucohydrolase yields the protein MSSARKTVLALCVLTALAAQAPVAAAAERLQDWPRVTSAIAADPAIEARVRTIVGQMTLAQKVGQMTQPEIKQITPEQVRTYYIGSVLNGGGSWPGMDKHASVADWVKLADAYHAASLSTDAQTPVPVIWGTDAVHGHSNVYGATLFPHNIGLGATRDAALIERIGAATGTATRATGIGWVFAPTLAVAHDPRWGRTYESFSSDPAVVREFATAYVKGAQGRFNADGNVVATAKHYIGDGATDNGRDQGESTVDKATMINVHGQGYFGALGEGVQTVMASFNSWNDRAGGVDYGKMHGSQALLTGALKDKMGFDGFVVSDWNGIAQVPGCRNDSCAQAINAGIDMVMVPDDWKAFIANTMAQVESGEIPMARIDDAVTRILRVKLRAGLFDHKPSDSRFAGDSAAVQHRELAREAVRESLVLLKNQDKVLPLKRNARVLVVGESADNLSNQAGGWSLTWQGTENTNADFPNADSVLGALRAELGAAQVTFNADANDIDATQFDVVVAVIGETPYAETNGDILASDTVSHSRAQPKDLAVLKAAAASGKQVVTVYFSGRPMYTNDLLNLSQAFVAAWLPGSEGKGITDVLVAGKDGKSAHDFTGKLSFPWPGVPCPAPIDRPDPKRPPLFKLGYGLSYAQPAQVARLPEANPDHCGEVTTLPIFNRLDTAPFSLHIAANGATQPLGNDLNASLRWPKEKPVADVRTVQINTQQDAREVTWLAPAQLIARSTSRRNLSALARSNGALQFDVMVQHPPASGVKVTMQCGTGCEGGVDIASTLASLQPGQKRTVTIPLACFASKGVDLGAVEAPFVVTADKPFAAAFTQVRVAAKADKAEGAVVCN from the coding sequence GTGAGCAGCGCCCGGAAGACCGTTCTTGCCCTCTGTGTACTGACGGCTTTGGCCGCGCAGGCCCCTGTCGCCGCCGCCGCCGAGCGCCTGCAGGATTGGCCCCGGGTGACCAGCGCCATCGCAGCCGACCCGGCCATCGAAGCCCGCGTGCGCACCATCGTCGGCCAGATGACGCTGGCGCAGAAGGTCGGGCAGATGACCCAGCCCGAGATCAAGCAGATCACCCCCGAGCAGGTGCGCACGTACTACATCGGCTCGGTGCTCAACGGTGGCGGTTCGTGGCCGGGCATGGACAAGCACGCCAGCGTGGCCGACTGGGTCAAGCTGGCCGATGCCTATCACGCGGCGTCGCTGTCCACCGACGCGCAAACCCCGGTGCCGGTCATCTGGGGCACCGACGCCGTGCACGGCCACAGCAACGTGTACGGCGCCACCCTGTTCCCGCACAACATCGGCCTGGGCGCGACCCGCGATGCAGCGCTGATCGAACGCATCGGCGCCGCCACCGGAACCGCCACCCGTGCCACCGGCATCGGCTGGGTGTTCGCGCCCACCCTGGCGGTCGCGCACGACCCGCGCTGGGGCCGTACCTACGAAAGCTTCTCTTCCGATCCCGCGGTGGTGCGTGAGTTCGCCACGGCGTACGTCAAGGGCGCGCAGGGCCGCTTCAACGCCGACGGCAACGTGGTGGCCACCGCCAAGCATTACATCGGCGACGGCGCCACCGACAACGGCCGCGACCAGGGCGAGTCCACGGTCGACAAGGCGACCATGATCAACGTGCACGGCCAGGGCTACTTCGGTGCGCTGGGCGAGGGCGTACAGACCGTGATGGCCTCGTTCAACAGCTGGAACGACCGCGCCGGCGGCGTGGACTACGGCAAGATGCACGGCAGCCAGGCGCTGCTCACGGGCGCGCTGAAGGACAAGATGGGCTTCGATGGCTTCGTGGTGTCCGACTGGAACGGCATCGCACAGGTGCCCGGGTGCCGCAACGACAGCTGTGCGCAGGCGATCAATGCCGGCATCGACATGGTGATGGTGCCCGACGACTGGAAGGCGTTCATTGCCAACACCATGGCCCAGGTCGAGAGCGGTGAGATTCCCATGGCGCGCATCGACGATGCGGTGACCCGCATCCTGCGGGTCAAGCTGCGTGCCGGGCTGTTCGACCACAAGCCCTCGGACAGCCGGTTCGCCGGCGACAGCGCAGCCGTGCAGCACCGCGAGCTTGCGCGCGAAGCGGTGCGCGAATCGCTGGTGCTGCTGAAGAACCAGGACAAGGTGCTGCCGCTCAAGCGCAACGCACGGGTGCTGGTGGTGGGCGAAAGCGCGGACAACCTCTCCAACCAGGCCGGTGGCTGGTCGCTGACCTGGCAGGGCACCGAGAACACCAATGCCGACTTCCCCAACGCCGACTCGGTGCTGGGCGCGCTGCGCGCCGAACTGGGCGCAGCACAGGTCACCTTCAATGCCGACGCGAACGACATCGACGCCACGCAGTTCGACGTAGTGGTAGCGGTGATCGGCGAAACGCCGTACGCCGAAACCAACGGCGACATCCTCGCCTCGGACACGGTCAGCCACAGCCGTGCGCAGCCCAAGGACCTGGCTGTGCTGAAGGCGGCGGCCGCCAGCGGCAAGCAGGTGGTCACCGTGTACTTCTCCGGCCGTCCGATGTACACCAACGACCTGCTCAATCTCTCGCAGGCGTTCGTCGCCGCGTGGCTGCCGGGTTCCGAAGGCAAGGGCATCACCGACGTGCTGGTCGCCGGCAAGGACGGCAAGTCGGCGCATGACTTCACCGGCAAGCTGAGCTTCCCGTGGCCGGGCGTGCCGTGCCCGGCACCGATCGACCGCCCGGATCCGAAGCGCCCGCCGCTGTTCAAGTTAGGCTATGGCCTGAGCTACGCGCAGCCGGCGCAGGTCGCGCGCCTGCCGGAGGCCAACCCCGACCATTGCGGCGAAGTGACCACCCTGCCGATCTTCAACCGCCTGGACACCGCGCCGTTCTCGCTGCACATCGCCGCCAACGGCGCCACCCAGCCGCTCGGCAACGACCTCAACGCCAGCCTGCGCTGGCCGAAGGAGAAGCCGGTGGCCGACGTGCGCACCGTGCAGATCAACACCCAGCAGGACGCTCGCGAAGTGACCTGGCTTGCCCCGGCCCAGCTGATCGCACGCAGCACCTCGCGGCGCAACCTGAGCGCGCTGGCGCGCAGCAACGGCGCCCTGCAGTTCGACGTGATGGTGCAGCACCCGCCGGCGTCGGGGGTAAAGGTGACCATGCAGTGCGGTACCGGCTGCGAAGGCGGCGTGGACATCGCCTCGACCCTGGCCTCGCTGCAACCGGGCCAGAAACGCACCGTCACCATCCCGCTGGCCTGCTTCGCCAGCAAGGGCGTAGACCTGGGCGCGGTGGAAGCGCCGTTCGTGGTCACCGCCGACAAGCCGTTCGCAGCGGCGTTCACCCAGGTGCGTGTTGCCGCGAAGGCCGACAAGGCAGAAGGTGCGGTGGTGTGCAATTAA